The sequence aaaaaaaaaaaatctttttttgatATTTGTGCATGCAAGACAAACTCGAAAATATCGCTAAATGACGCGTTTTTCTCAAAAATCGGTTTGAATCAGCAAAGTCAGCCGCCTCGATCGCTAAAAATAGGAATTGGCTTAGAATCGCAAATCACACCGATTATATAGCGAGTAGCATTACTCGGTGATTATACTGATCTGATTAGAGGAATTTTTGCAGCAAAGAACCTCAAGATTGAACATAATTTTTCAAAGAAGTATATTGAACATCGAAAACCCCCATTGTACTTCGAACATGGACTATGAATTTCCCTTtgtccaaaattcacaatccATTTTTGGTTATTCTTGCAAGCAAATTACCAAactgaaataaaaatattaagaatCTCCATTAAAATATTTACCGAAAAAGaagattttttggaaaaataatatgAATTATCATTTTTTATGATGAAAAGATTGAAAATCCAAGAAtgtgaaattatcattttttaaGATAAAAATATCGAAAATCCCAAGGTTAATCGCTATGGTCCCTTGATTCGAGATTCAACTTGACAAAAGCGTGGCCAAACCCCTTGATTCAAGTTGTTGTTCAGGGACTGCTTGAATCAAGATTAATGTGCCAACAAAAACTTAACTTTTTTGCGCTCAACCGTTGGGCGCCTCAAATCTGAGCCATTAACCATTGACCACCATTGACCATTAAATGTTGAAATCTAACAATTTCTTTCTTGAATTATCATAGCAGTTAGCAACTGATTCAAGCGGACACGGTTTCAAGTTAAAACTTGAATATCGGAGCGCCAAAGAGGTGAGCCAAACATTTTGGAGCCCAATGGAGAAAACATCGTCATACAATAAAATCCCTAAATTTCTTTGTATTTTCAACAACGGAAGAACTAGAACAATTGTTGCGATTCCAAACATTTTGTTGTTGCTTGTCGTAATTCTAATAGTTGTCACTAAAAACTATTATCAAAATATCATGATTTCTAAAAACCAGATAAGGAAATCAAGAATGGATGAAAAACAAAGATTCCCCAACTATGTAAAgaagaattgattttttttttttttttttgataaacaggAACCTTTACattaatttgatttcaagatcgaaaataagagaatacaaagtaacaagaacataccgtaagagtacaataccgagaaatccgaaaagagagagaaggattaccggagtaagacaaatacaagtatgaataagatccgattaaatcaggagaaggatggtttttctcggaattaaattccaaccattttgtttgtttttcttctttagaaagaaatgctcccaaagtaggagtgatttgctcaaatctcttgtaactggTGATGAAGTCTCCGTCATCAAAAAGACCACCAATGAAGATTTCATCGcgcggataagttgatgatgaagattccgacGAGGAGTTCGTCGCTGGAGACAACAAAGATagagatttcgtcgttggagagcatcactattgatcttaaaatCCAACCTAATAACCAAGAATCGCCATTAAAGCAAAGATAAACcccaaaagagtagataaaaccaccaaaacgGTGTAGCgaagtagaaaacataataaaaactaaacaaaaCTATTGACTAACCTAGAAAGTAAGGAATAATGAAGAAATATTCTCAAATTTAGTCCTTATTTGGACTAGATCCGAACAGAAAATGAAAATGGTTGTTTTCGATTGTTTTGTTGGAGAAGGAGTGAGAACGTCTAGAgaaaaattcaagaagaataTGACTTTGAATGTGAATAAATCACAGTGAATTTCTTTTTCGAGAAAATAAAATTCAGAAAATTTTAGAGTAAAATCGTCACCTCTAATACCATGAGAAATATCAGAATGAGAACAATAACGTTATTGACCGGTATATTTAGCGACTGTATTACATGTCAGACACAAAGACTTAGTCAATATGATTTGACTAAATATATTCCTCATAACCTAGGTCCACAAGTTCTTGCCAACGCTACAGAAAAACTGAAACGCATAATATCCGTTTTCTAATAAGTTATACGATTTTTAAGCAAAAcatcaccttttttttttctatggACTCGGCGAAGTTACAaggcttttaaaaaaaaaacggggATTAAGCCAAGGTTTTTTGGAGCTGTAAAACAGGTTAGTTGCAAGAAAGACACTCTGATCAGATTTGTTAAAGTCATAGAAACCTCAACTTAAGAACATATGAAATTCAAATTCATAAAAAATGTATTCAAGTACTAACTGAACTACGCAAGCAATGCCTGTGAAAACATGCGCAAAATGATAAACAGTTGCTTACTCTAGATGTACCCTAATTTAAAATTTCTTTATACCAAATCAAAATTGCTGCAGTCAATACTGCTAATTCCAAGTCAATACAAGACTCAGGAAAATAAAACGAAAAACAAGGTTACAATATAGAAGCAACGTGACAGTGTAGTTTATGGATACGATGACCAGTGATTACAGTGCTACCTAACTGCATTTCTAGAACCAAAAAGACTGATGGGTATGCCAGTAATACAAAAAGCTCCTAAAAGCTATCACCATACCTCACATCGCATTTGGTAGTGCAATGCCCAAAAGCTTAAGAAAGCAAATCGAGAAGTGAACCAGTGAAGCTTTTCTGTCAGTTCATCTCAGGCCATTTCATCTTGCCCATCTCACTGTTTTCTTCGTTTAGATTGGTTACGGTCAGGTTTTCCAGATTCTTTTCTCTTTCTCATTGGCCCTCTGTGATGCTTCAGATCTTTCTTATTCTTCCTAGCTTGCACTTGGAATGCTCTCCCAACCATGGAAGGTTGGTCTTTGAGCCCAAAACTCTTCGCCACGTGTCCTAAGTGAAGTCTCTTCACCATAAAGATCCTCTTCAGGTCACCCCGATGTGCTGTATACGCACGTATCCAAGAACAAAATGCATCCTTCGCCATCTGCTTCATCTTTTCCTGAAAGCAGAAACCAGATCAGTTTTGGGCCAAACCAAAATGAACATCAACAGTGCTGTAAACATACAAATTGCATAGACATGGGAAGAGATAAATAACAATTGATTGCGGAGTACCTCTGCACCAATGAAAGATTCGAGTGCTCTCTGCAGAATCAAAACCCATGGATGCAACTCCAATGGTACAAACTTCTTAACGTGCTGAGGCTTCTGAGCAGTTATAGGGAAACTGTCCAGGACCTTGAGAAGAGGATACTCTTTAAGCGACACACCATGCTTTTCCAGGTCTCTTAAATAATCCATTTCAACGGGTTGTAAAAATAACAATGCATCTCCTTTTTCTCCGAGTCGAGCTGTTCTTCCAACTCTGAAAACCCCAGCAGCAACAATGCCAGATAAGAGAACTATCCATTATAACCTTTTTATTGCATGTCCGAATGACTGCTGAAAGTGTGGCAGAAATGAAAGGCACGCAAAAAACAGTTTTCATATATCTTAGCACTACAAGATCTAGGAAAAGCATCCACACCACTCTCTTTTTTCGTTTTTAACCTGTTGATTAGGAAGCTCATAAAATATGAAATATACATACCTGTGCACGTATTCACTAGCATCTCCTGGAGAGTCATACTGAATGATACATCTCACTTTCGGAAAATCTAATCCTCTTGCAGCAACGTCTGTGCATAAGAGAAGGGCTGATTTATCAGTTTTGAATCCCTGAAACGAGGTACGACGGCCTTCCTGTTCCATGCTACCATGTAAGCGTAGAAGTTTACCACTGAAAAATTTCTGCTTCTGCTGTGTTCCTGATTCCGTGTCAGAGGACAATTGAAATTCACTTAGGAGTGAGTAGTGGAAATCCACAGCATCACATGTTGAGAAGAATACCACAATCTGTCCAATAACAAAATCAGTTCACATCAAGTTGCGAAGTCAAAGAAAATACAATGGAGGAGTCGGGGTGTGTTCCTCACCTTTTGAGAAGGTTCTTTCTGAAAAAGATTTTTAAGAATGGACAGAAGAACCACTAGACGGGAACCACAGGGCACTGCATAATACAATCAGAAGTTCAATTTAAAATGTGGTACCAATATTATACATGAAGTGTTCACCTGGTTTCAGTAAACAGAAAGAATACCTTTTACGTATGTCTGAACTAACTGAGCTGGTAGGTTATAGCCCGCATCTGAACCACTTTTTAGTGTCGGTACTTCAGATTCTACATCGTCATTAGATATTAAATCCCCTAGATGTTTATGTGATGGTTTTTGCATTTCACCAGAACTCTTCTTCTCATCAAGACCAACCAGAACCGGGTTTTCCAAGCTAATATTAGCTAGATGGTTAACTTTTTCATTTAAAGTTGCTGATAATAACAGGTTCTGCCTAGGGAATTTGGGAAGCTTAGACGCTCCGTCCGCCTTATCATCCAACCCATTTTTCTTTGACCCCAAAACATTAagtatatcttctatctctttacCAAAACCCAACTCTAAAATTCTGTCAACATTACAAACAGATATGCACTTCTATATGTTATACATCAAAACCGGAAAGTGCATCCATACATTTAGCTATTTATAAACTGATGGctacaaaggaaaaaaaagaccaaGATCGGAAAATAGGATCGGTGATGCAGATCAGAAAGTAAGTAAATAGGATCATACCTATCTGCCTCATCAAAAATAATCCACCGCAAGTTAGAGTGCACAAAAGATGACGTATTCTTTAAGTGGTCCAAAAGGCGTCCAGGAGTTGCCACAAGAATAGATATTCCTGTAAATCAACACATGTCAAGAGAGCGTTGAAATTGCTCAAATAATGGAGTTTGCGGGAAAATCATACTACTGCAACAGTTTAGAAATCAAACTGGTAATCAGACATATTACCTTTGCGAAGCCTGGCTTTCTCCTTTGACCTGTTCTCACCTCCCATAACAAAACCTGGAACTATCCAATGAAATCGGTGCAGTAACTTTTGAAGGATTTCATATACCTGAATACACAATTCTCGTGTTGGCACAAGCACCAAcgcttcaaaaccaaaaaaaaataaaatctcaatGTCAATCCCAGATCGCCAACTTAGATCACCAGTAATCAACTTTTAAAACAATGAACTCACAGAATTAAGGCTTCACACGTACCCATCGTTCCATGAGACCGATCAATTCTCGGATTGTACATTTGCAAATGATGAATTAGTGGAACCAGATACACTATCGTCTTTCCAGTACCAGTCGCCGCATTCACAAGTCTATAATTTCACTTAAGGAACTCAAACCCACAAAGCAAATTCAACAAATGTCACTCACCACCGCCATAAAACAACAAAAACTCAAATTTAAGCATGTAAATAACAAATGtcacccaccaccaccgccgccaccaccaccgccgccaccaccaccaccacgaaAACTGAAATTGAAGCTAATAAACGAATCAACAAAAAGGATACACATGTTTCCCAGAGAGAATAAGTGGAATAGCTTTAGCTTGCACCACCGTTGGAGCTTCATACCCCATCTTATCTATCAAAAAAGACAAACAAAACTTGAAACTTTACTAACAGATTGATTCAAATTCCATATCTTTCAGCATCAATTGAGCTCAAAAACATGCCCCAGATTGTATTACCTCATTTTCCCACAATTTTAATCAGCTCAAACTAGAAACAATCAAAAATCCcccaaataaaatcaaaaaagtcAGAAAAAAAGGAATTACCTTTCAGCTCATCACATAAGGTAGATTGAAGACCCAAACTAGAGAAAGTACAAGAAGCAAACACATCATCTTCTTTAggtttctcttcttctccttttttcgccatttttagggttttagcaaCTGCTCCTCTGAGTTTTCTTTCGAGGTTTAAGACTGTTTAACAGAGCAACCCAGATTCAACCTATAAGTCAAGCTGAGTGGGACccacataaaaaatcacatccgTCCAATTCTAATCACCGATCATTGGATGTATTTTCAGCCGTTGGATAGAACTAATTTCACCAGATGAGATGTACTATATCAATCACGTCACCTCCAAAAATTGGATCTTTTTTGATAATTTCGATTAGAATTTCACAATTAGGGATATGGGTTCTGGAGAAATTGACGTATTAGAGAGTGGGTTATTATTGCCAGATTCaagaactgaagatgaagatgatgagagaGTAGTTTTATATTCAGCTTCATTTGCAGAAATGGAGGAAATTTATGTGAAATATCAAACGATTCAATGGGTTTTATATTCTTTACTTTTAGTATTAGCATGGGGGATTGGATTGTTCATGTTGATTTATATACCAATTAGAAGATATATTCTTTAGAGCTGAATTTCGTTCTAGAATGCTTTATATTACACCTAATTCCATTGTTTATAAGGTAAAAgagtttcaatttttaattttgttgattgaatcaaTTTGAAACCCTAAGCAAATGGCTTGAtttggatttgattttgattttattggGTTTGTGTTGTGTTGTGAAATTAGGTTGTAAAGCCAGTTGCTTTCCCATGTTTTGGAGTGttgaagaaagaaaaacacaTTTTGCTTCCTTCAATTGTTGACATTGTCATTGAACAAGGTAATGTGATGATACTACCTTGGTCCcataaa comes from Papaver somniferum cultivar HN1 unplaced genomic scaffold, ASM357369v1 unplaced-scaffold_158, whole genome shotgun sequence and encodes:
- the LOC113337292 gene encoding DEAD-box ATP-dependent RNA helicase 17-like isoform X2 gives rise to the protein MAKKGEEEKPKEDDVFASCTFSSLGLQSTLCDELKDKMGYEAPTVVQAKAIPLILSGKHVLVNAATGTGKTIVYLVPLIHHLQMYNPRIDRSHGTMALVLVPTRELCIQVYEILQKLLHRFHWIVPGFVMGGENRSKEKARLRKGISILVATPGRLLDHLKNTSSFVHSNLRWIIFDEADRILELGFGKEIEDILNVLGSKKNGLDDKADGASKLPKFPRQNLLLSATLNEKVNHLANISLENPVLVGLDEKKSSGEMQKPSHKHLGDLISNDDVESEVPTLKSGSDAGYNLPAQLVQTYVKVPCGSRLVVLLSILKNLFQKEPSQKIVVFFSTCDAVDFHYSLLSEFQLSSDTESGTQQKQKFFSDVAARGLDFPKVRCIIQYDSPGDASEYVHRVGRTARLGEKGDALLFLQPVEMDYLRDLEKHGVSLKEYPLLKVLDSFPITAQKPQHVKKFVPLELHPWVLILQRALESFIGAEEKMKQMAKDAFCSWIRAYTAHRGDLKRIFMVKRLHLGHVAKSFGLKDQPSMVGRAFQVQARKNKKDLKHHRGPMRKRKESGKPDRNQSKRRKQ
- the LOC113337292 gene encoding DEAD-box ATP-dependent RNA helicase 17-like isoform X1 is translated as MAKKGEEEKPKEDDVFASCTFSSLGLQSTLCDELKDKMGYEAPTVVQAKAIPLILSGKHVLVNAATGTGKTIVYLVPLIHHLQMYNPRIDRSHGTMALVLVPTRELCIQVYEILQKLLHRFHWIVPGFVMGGENRSKEKARLRKGISILVATPGRLLDHLKNTSSFVHSNLRWIIFDEADRILELGFGKEIEDILNVLGSKKNGLDDKADGASKLPKFPRQNLLLSATLNEKVNHLANISLENPVLVGLDEKKSSGEMQKPSHKHLGDLISNDDVESEVPTLKSGSDAGYNLPAQLVQTYVKVPCGSRLVVLLSILKNLFQKEPSQKIVVFFSTCDAVDFHYSLLSEFQLSSDTESGTQQKQKFFSGKLLRLHGSMEQEGRRTSFQGFKTDKSALLLCTDVAARGLDFPKVRCIIQYDSPGDASEYVHRVGRTARLGEKGDALLFLQPVEMDYLRDLEKHGVSLKEYPLLKVLDSFPITAQKPQHVKKFVPLELHPWVLILQRALESFIGAEEKMKQMAKDAFCSWIRAYTAHRGDLKRIFMVKRLHLGHVAKSFGLKDQPSMVGRAFQVQARKNKKDLKHHRGPMRKRKESGKPDRNQSKRRKQ